Proteins encoded in a region of the Thermodesulfobacteriota bacterium genome:
- the tsaB gene encoding tRNA (adenosine(37)-N6)-threonylcarbamoyltransferase complex dimerization subunit type 1 TsaB — protein MASMKVLAIETSTYSGSIAVADGDRILGEYYMGMGPSHSEKLIPKVDMLLSELEIDKRELSGLAVTAGPGSFTSLRVGISTVKGLAFALDLPVVSASSLELLAMNAPFSKYQICPIIDARRGEVFSALFRHRDGNLARAAEDAPRTLRELGSIIKEKTIFIGEGALLYKDFLEDNHGESEPGESVFCPSYLNYPRASSLACLGVRRLREGLSEDAALLSPAYLRKPDAELSAKGRDHDRI, from the coding sequence ATGGCCTCCATGAAAGTACTCGCCATCGAAACGTCCACGTACTCCGGGAGTATAGCCGTCGCGGACGGCGACAGGATACTGGGCGAGTATTACATGGGCATGGGGCCGTCCCATTCCGAAAAGCTGATTCCGAAGGTGGACATGCTCCTTTCGGAGCTCGAAATCGACAAGCGGGAGCTTTCGGGGCTGGCCGTCACCGCCGGGCCGGGGTCGTTCACGTCGCTGCGTGTCGGCATATCGACCGTTAAGGGGCTTGCGTTCGCCCTCGATCTGCCCGTCGTTTCGGCTTCGTCGCTGGAGCTTCTGGCGATGAATGCGCCGTTTTCGAAATACCAGATATGCCCGATAATAGACGCCCGGAGGGGCGAGGTGTTCTCGGCCCTTTTCAGGCACCGGGACGGGAATCTCGCGAGGGCCGCCGAAGACGCCCCGCGCACGCTCCGGGAATTAGGGAGTATAATAAAGGAAAAAACGATATTTATAGGGGAAGGCGCTTTACTTTATAAAGATTTTCTGGAAGATAATCATGGTGAAAGCGAGCCCGGCGAGAGTGTGTTCTGCCCCTCGTATTTGAACTATCCGAGGGCTTCGTCGCTCGCTTGCCTGGGTGTCCGGAGATTGCGCGAAGGGCTTTCCGAGGATGCCGCGCTGCTATCGCCGGCGTACCTTAGAAAGCCAGACGCAGAATTATCAGCAAAGGGGAGAGACCATGACAGAATCTGA
- a CDS encoding competence/damage-inducible protein A — protein MSFTIEIITTGDELMTGLTADGNFFRAGDVLASRGLEVAYHTTVGDYADRIVEAFGIARARADAVIVSGGLGPTADDLTAEAAGRFLGTGLELNREALASIEARYRQRGRVMTGINRKQACLPKGCTVLINEWGTAPGWRSESEGTVFYFLPGVPKEFRAMMDAYVLPELEKAAAGRPVARTRLVKTFGLPESGVAERLAGLEREGVRLGYRAHFPEVHLRVTAYAGTEDGAAALLDDYTDEVTARLAGYVFSTNGETMEEVLGGLLRERGLTLATAESCTGGLISHRITNVPGSSAYFLEGVVSYSNEAKEKILGVPHEVLLEHGAVSGPVVEAMARGVRKLANADVGVAISGIAGPGGGTLEKPVGTVYIGTDSASHGARSERFLFFGTREEIKLATSSRAIMTVMQILLNNV, from the coding sequence ATGAGTTTCACGATAGAAATAATCACGACGGGCGACGAGCTTATGACGGGCCTTACGGCGGACGGGAATTTCTTCAGGGCGGGGGATGTTCTCGCGTCGAGGGGGCTCGAAGTCGCGTATCACACCACCGTCGGTGATTACGCGGACCGCATCGTCGAGGCGTTCGGAATCGCACGCGCGAGGGCGGACGCGGTTATCGTTTCGGGCGGTCTCGGGCCTACGGCGGACGACCTTACGGCGGAGGCTGCGGGGCGCTTCCTCGGCACCGGGCTGGAGCTTAACCGCGAGGCGCTTGCGTCCATAGAAGCACGGTACAGGCAGCGCGGGCGTGTGATGACCGGGATCAACCGGAAGCAGGCCTGCCTGCCGAAAGGATGCACCGTTCTTATCAACGAATGGGGCACCGCGCCGGGATGGCGATCGGAATCGGAAGGGACGGTGTTCTATTTCCTCCCCGGAGTGCCGAAGGAGTTTAGGGCAATGATGGACGCGTACGTGCTGCCGGAGCTCGAAAAGGCGGCTGCGGGAAGGCCGGTTGCGAGGACGCGGCTCGTAAAGACGTTCGGGCTCCCGGAGTCGGGCGTCGCCGAAAGGCTCGCCGGCCTGGAGAGGGAAGGGGTGAGGCTGGGATACAGGGCGCACTTCCCGGAGGTGCATCTCAGGGTGACGGCCTACGCCGGGACCGAAGACGGCGCGGCGGCTCTATTGGACGATTATACCGACGAGGTGACGGCGCGGCTCGCAGGGTACGTGTTCTCCACGAACGGGGAGACCATGGAGGAGGTCCTTGGCGGGCTGCTCCGGGAGAGGGGCCTTACCCTCGCGACGGCTGAATCCTGCACCGGGGGGCTGATATCGCATAGAATCACGAACGTCCCGGGAAGCTCGGCTTATTTCCTCGAAGGGGTCGTATCTTACAGTAACGAGGCCAAGGAGAAGATTCTGGGCGTTCCGCACGAGGTTCTCCTTGAGCACGGTGCGGTGAGCGGCCCCGTCGTCGAGGCGATGGCAAGGGGCGTAAGAAAACTGGCGAATGCCGACGTAGGAGTCGCCATCTCGGGCATAGCGGGGCCCGGCGGGGGGACGTTGGAAAAACCGGTCGGAACCGTGTACATCGGAACGGATTCGGCCTCGCACGGGGCGAGGTCGGAGCGGTTTTTATTTTTCGGGACGCGCGAGGAAATAAAGCTCGCGACGTCGTCCCGGGCGATAATGACTGTTATGCAGATTTTACTAAATAACGTATAA
- a CDS encoding type IV pilus twitching motility protein PilT: MGINIDDILKAAVRVGASDIHIGTGRHPILRVEGKLMPVKNAPRLTPDDVKSMAYSMMNPSQRERFEQLYEMDLAYSISGLSRFRVNIFQQRGTLSIAIRSIPFNILNFQSLHLPPVMEKIAGEERGLIIVTGTTGSGKSTTLAALVDYINKNKARHIITVEDPLEYMHEDQMSYINQREVGIDTMAFANAMRAALREDPDVILVGELRDLETMEICLSAAETGHLVLTTLHTLDAMESINRMLTVFPPHQHNQVRYQLAQVLKAIISQRLVPTADGKARVPAVEVLIATERIKDLISDPAKTWEIRQAIQEGSLHYGMQTFDQCLYNLYKGNFITYDEAMRQATNRNDLAMRIEGITSGSSSLVREETFGTQTSR, from the coding sequence ATGGGCATAAACATCGACGACATTCTGAAGGCGGCCGTCAGGGTGGGGGCATCGGACATACACATAGGCACCGGGCGGCACCCTATATTGAGGGTCGAGGGTAAGCTCATGCCGGTGAAGAACGCCCCCAGGCTCACGCCGGACGACGTGAAGTCGATGGCGTATTCGATGATGAACCCGTCCCAGAGGGAGAGATTCGAGCAGCTCTACGAGATGGACCTCGCCTACAGCATAAGCGGGCTTTCGAGGTTCAGGGTCAACATCTTCCAGCAGAGGGGCACGCTGTCCATAGCGATAAGGTCCATCCCCTTTAACATCCTTAACTTCCAGTCGCTCCACCTGCCTCCCGTAATGGAGAAGATAGCCGGAGAGGAGAGGGGGCTTATAATCGTCACGGGGACGACGGGAAGCGGCAAGTCCACCACGCTCGCCGCCCTGGTGGACTACATTAACAAGAACAAGGCGCGGCACATAATCACCGTGGAGGACCCTCTCGAATACATGCACGAGGACCAGATGAGCTACATCAACCAGAGGGAGGTGGGCATCGATACCATGGCGTTTGCAAACGCCATGAGGGCCGCCCTCAGGGAAGACCCGGACGTCATACTGGTCGGCGAGCTCAGGGATCTGGAAACGATGGAGATTTGCCTTTCGGCGGCCGAGACGGGGCACCTCGTCCTGACTACACTCCACACGCTCGACGCCATGGAATCGATAAACCGGATGCTGACCGTGTTCCCGCCCCACCAGCACAACCAGGTGAGGTATCAGCTCGCACAGGTGCTGAAGGCTATTATTTCCCAGAGGCTCGTGCCCACCGCCGACGGCAAGGCGCGCGTCCCTGCCGTCGAGGTGCTCATAGCCACCGAAAGGATAAAGGACCTCATTTCGGACCCGGCGAAGACCTGGGAAATAAGGCAGGCCATACAGGAGGGGAGCCTCCACTACGGCATGCAGACGTTCGACCAGTGCCTGTACAACCTTTACAAGGGCAACTTTATCACGTACGACGAGGCGATGAGACAGGCGACGAACAGGAACGACCTGGCAATGAGGATAGAGGGCATAACCTCGGGCTCGTCGTCGCTCGTCCGCGAGGAAACCTTCGGCACCCAAACCTCGCGCTGA
- a CDS encoding YdcH family protein produces the protein MTESEIIEKLLEGDEEFQKLYAEHRELDEVVSSLESKESLSFDDEVEVKRLKKIKLSLKDRMEARIAEWKHRVEA, from the coding sequence ATGACAGAATCTGAGATAATCGAGAAGCTTCTCGAGGGGGACGAGGAGTTCCAGAAGCTCTACGCCGAGCACAGGGAACTCGACGAGGTCGTAAGCAGCCTCGAGAGCAAGGAGTCCCTGAGCTTCGACGACGAGGTCGAGGTGAAGAGGCTCAAGAAGATAAAGCTTTCGCTCAAGGACAGGATGGAGGCCAGGATAGCGGAGTGGAAGCACAGGGTCGAAGCCTGA
- the recA gene encoding recombinase RecA, with the protein MAKQPLAEDSNAEREKTIELAISSIEKQFGKGSIMRLGSGAPIPQLSVVSSGSLGLDIALGVGGFPRGRIIEIYGPEASGKTTLALHVIAEAHRKGGIAAFVDAEHALDPNYANNLGVRVDELLISQPDFGEQALEIVDTLVRSGAVDVIVLDSVAALTPRAEIEGEMGDAHVGLQARLMSQALRKITATVGRSNTLVIFVNQTRMKIGTLPYQNPETTSGGTALRFYSSVRIDVRRIGSIKDGDDVRGNRVRAKVVKNKVSPPFRDAEFDIMFGSGISQTGEMIDIGTKHNIVEKSGTWFSYGGERLGQGRENARAFLAENPDLAEKLKGEIFAKTGMTKNIKAEEE; encoded by the coding sequence ATGGCAAAACAACCACTCGCTGAAGACAGCAACGCAGAAAGGGAAAAAACGATAGAGCTCGCGATATCGTCGATAGAGAAGCAGTTCGGAAAGGGATCGATCATGAGGCTGGGGTCGGGGGCGCCGATTCCGCAGCTCTCGGTCGTATCCTCGGGCTCGCTCGGGCTCGACATAGCGCTAGGCGTCGGGGGATTCCCCAGGGGAAGGATAATCGAGATATACGGACCGGAAGCTTCGGGCAAGACGACTCTCGCGCTTCACGTGATAGCCGAGGCGCACAGGAAGGGCGGGATAGCGGCCTTCGTCGACGCCGAGCACGCTCTCGACCCTAATTACGCAAATAACCTCGGCGTAAGGGTGGACGAGCTTCTTATATCGCAGCCCGACTTCGGCGAGCAGGCGCTCGAAATCGTCGATACGCTCGTAAGGAGCGGGGCGGTGGACGTCATCGTCCTCGACTCGGTGGCCGCGCTTACGCCGCGCGCCGAGATAGAGGGCGAGATGGGCGACGCGCACGTCGGGCTCCAGGCAAGGCTGATGTCACAGGCTCTAAGGAAGATAACGGCCACCGTGGGCCGCTCGAACACGCTCGTCATATTCGTGAACCAGACGCGTATGAAGATCGGCACTCTCCCATACCAGAACCCCGAAACGACGAGCGGCGGCACGGCGCTGAGGTTCTACTCGTCCGTCAGGATAGACGTGAGGCGTATAGGGTCCATCAAGGACGGCGACGACGTGAGGGGGAACAGGGTGCGCGCCAAGGTCGTGAAGAACAAGGTGTCACCGCCGTTCAGGGACGCCGAGTTCGACATCATGTTCGGAAGCGGCATATCGCAGACGGGCGAGATGATAGACATCGGGACCAAGCACAACATCGTGGAGAAGAGCGGCACGTGGTTCTCGTACGGCGGGGAGAGGCTCGGGCAGGGAAGGGAGAACGCGAGGGCGTTCCTCGCCGAGAATCCGGACCTTGCGGAGAAGCTCAAGGGAGAGATATTCGCGAAGACCGGCATGACGAAAAATATAAAGGCCGAAGAGGAGTAG
- the ilvB gene encoding biosynthetic-type acetolactate synthase large subunit translates to MARMIGAEMFFETLIHEGIDVVFGIPGGYVLKVYDVMSKYEDRLRHVLARHEQGATHMADGYARASGKPGVVLCTSGPAATNTVTGIATAQMDSSPIVVFTGQVPLPYLGSDAFQEADHIGITRPCTKHNYLVRKTSELPRAMKEAFYIAGTGRPSPVLVDMPKDVLLGEDELVIPDSVGLRGYKPPTKGHHGQVKRAVDMLLAAKKPLIFGGGGLIWSGATEELKELAHRLQIPVTLTLMGLGAYPADDPLYISMLGMHGSYAANMAVHECDLVISIGARFDDRATGGNFAKFAPNAKIIHIDIDPSTIDKNIVVHCPIVGDAKLVLQQMLELLPAKVKNDRKEWSGQIKSWQKKYPYSYNQGDEKILTSYTIDTLSKITDGEAVIVSDVGQHQMWVAQWYKFKHPRTHITSGGLGTMGFGFPAAMGAKFARPDKQVVSVCGDGSFQMNLQELATAVENRMDLKIILLNNGHHGMVRQWQTMFFEGNYSASKFGVLPDFVKLAESFGAVGMRASRPDDLEPTLREGLSTPGVVLMEVMVDYEELVYPMIAPGGAMNEMLLGPGAQLSNLADVADMA, encoded by the coding sequence ATGGCAAGAATGATTGGAGCCGAGATGTTTTTCGAGACTCTCATACACGAGGGCATAGACGTGGTGTTCGGAATTCCGGGCGGCTACGTGCTCAAGGTGTACGACGTAATGTCCAAGTATGAGGATCGGTTAAGGCACGTTCTTGCCAGGCACGAGCAGGGCGCAACCCACATGGCTGACGGCTACGCGAGGGCATCCGGCAAGCCTGGCGTGGTGCTCTGTACTTCCGGTCCGGCCGCGACGAATACCGTAACCGGCATAGCCACGGCGCAGATGGACTCTTCTCCCATAGTCGTTTTTACGGGACAGGTCCCTCTTCCGTACCTTGGTAGCGACGCATTCCAGGAGGCGGACCACATCGGTATAACCCGCCCCTGCACGAAGCATAATTACCTGGTGAGGAAAACGTCAGAGCTCCCGCGCGCGATGAAGGAGGCGTTTTACATCGCGGGGACGGGGAGGCCGAGCCCGGTCCTCGTAGACATGCCGAAGGACGTTCTCCTCGGCGAAGACGAGCTCGTCATACCGGATTCCGTGGGCCTTCGGGGCTATAAACCCCCAACCAAGGGGCACCACGGCCAGGTAAAGCGCGCGGTCGATATGCTCCTCGCGGCGAAGAAGCCGCTCATATTCGGCGGCGGAGGGCTCATATGGTCCGGCGCGACCGAGGAGTTAAAGGAGCTCGCTCACAGGCTCCAGATCCCCGTCACGCTTACGCTGATGGGGCTCGGCGCGTATCCGGCGGACGACCCGCTCTACATAAGCATGCTCGGCATGCACGGCTCGTACGCGGCCAACATGGCCGTCCACGAGTGCGACCTCGTAATATCCATAGGCGCCCGGTTCGACGACAGGGCGACCGGCGGAAACTTCGCGAAGTTCGCGCCCAATGCAAAGATCATTCACATAGACATCGATCCGTCGACGATAGACAAGAACATAGTCGTTCACTGTCCGATAGTCGGCGACGCGAAGCTCGTTCTCCAGCAGATGCTCGAGCTCCTTCCCGCCAAGGTGAAGAACGACAGGAAGGAGTGGTCGGGCCAGATCAAGAGCTGGCAGAAAAAGTATCCATATTCCTATAACCAGGGCGACGAGAAGATCCTCACGTCCTACACGATCGACACTCTGAGCAAGATCACCGACGGCGAGGCCGTCATCGTATCCGACGTCGGCCAGCACCAGATGTGGGTCGCCCAGTGGTACAAGTTCAAGCACCCGAGGACTCACATCACGTCGGGCGGGCTCGGCACGATGGGCTTCGGCTTCCCGGCCGCCATGGGCGCCAAGTTCGCCCGTCCGGACAAGCAGGTCGTCAGCGTGTGCGGGGACGGCAGCTTCCAGATGAACCTCCAGGAGCTCGCGACGGCCGTCGAGAACCGTATGGACCTCAAGATCATTCTTCTCAACAACGGCCACCACGGCATGGTCAGGCAGTGGCAGACGATGTTCTTCGAGGGCAACTATTCGGCCTCGAAGTTCGGCGTGCTGCCGGATTTCGTGAAGCTGGCCGAATCCTTCGGCGCGGTGGGCATGAGGGCGTCGAGGCCCGACGACCTCGAACCCACGCTCAGGGAAGGGCTGTCGACTCCGGGCGTCGTGCTGATGGAAGTCATGGTCGATTACGAGGAGCTCGTGTATCCGATGATCGCCCCGGGCGGCGCGATGAACGAGAT